A region of Piscinibacter gummiphilus DNA encodes the following proteins:
- a CDS encoding AMP-binding protein, with translation MNDRPWLAEYPAGVPHDVDTSEYPSVVSLMEESFALYGDAVAYRLGPQSLSYSALDRCSLAFASYLQARGLVRNDRVAIMLPNLLHYPVAAAGTLRAGLIAVNVNPLYTPRELEHQLRDSGARALVIFAPIFQGMGDALQTMLKGLGIETVVLANPADRLSPGPESSAIADGPGAIAFDLALAQGSAQAFQRPTLAPEDIAVLQYTGGTTGVSKGASLSHRALLANVLGAESWLQTGWQRRTITGQLNIVCALPLYHVFAFTTCALLGMRTGAQVLLIPNARDMAQTLALLRPHKLHVFPAVNTLFNGLAAHPDFASLDFSELCVSVGGGTAVMPSVAERWLTLTGCPIVEGYGLSETTAAITCNRADSDTFTGTVGLPFPGAEIRIVGDDGQRLKAGEAGEIVVRGPQLMSGYWGRPDESAAAMTPDGFFKTGDVGTMDERGYVRIVDRKKDMVLVSGFNVYPNEVEAVVSSMPGVAECAVIGVPDSQTGESVQLFVVPRDASLHVDDVRAFCEAQLTGYKRPRTIELRAELPKSPVGKVLRRELKDEMLKRRTSDAQ, from the coding sequence ATGAACGACCGCCCGTGGCTTGCCGAGTACCCCGCCGGGGTGCCTCACGACGTCGACACCAGTGAATATCCCAGCGTCGTCTCGCTGATGGAAGAGAGCTTCGCGCTGTATGGCGACGCCGTCGCGTACCGCCTGGGCCCCCAGTCCCTGAGCTACTCGGCACTGGACCGCTGCTCGCTGGCATTCGCGTCCTACCTTCAGGCCCGCGGCCTGGTTCGGAACGACCGCGTGGCGATCATGTTGCCGAACCTGCTTCACTACCCGGTGGCCGCCGCCGGCACACTGAGGGCCGGGCTGATCGCCGTCAACGTCAACCCGTTGTACACCCCGCGAGAACTCGAACACCAGCTGCGTGACAGCGGTGCCCGTGCCCTTGTCATCTTCGCGCCGATCTTCCAGGGGATGGGTGACGCACTGCAGACGATGCTGAAGGGACTGGGCATCGAGACCGTCGTGCTGGCCAATCCAGCGGACCGGCTGTCGCCGGGTCCCGAATCCTCGGCCATCGCGGACGGGCCGGGCGCCATCGCATTCGACCTGGCGCTGGCGCAAGGATCGGCGCAGGCGTTCCAGCGTCCCACCCTCGCACCTGAAGACATCGCCGTCCTCCAGTACACGGGTGGCACGACGGGCGTCAGCAAGGGCGCCAGCCTGTCACATCGCGCCCTGCTGGCCAACGTCCTCGGCGCGGAGTCCTGGCTCCAGACTGGCTGGCAGCGCCGCACCATCACCGGACAGCTGAACATTGTCTGTGCCTTGCCGCTGTACCACGTCTTCGCGTTCACCACCTGCGCCCTTCTCGGCATGCGCACCGGTGCGCAGGTGCTGCTGATTCCGAACGCACGGGACATGGCCCAGACCCTGGCGCTTCTGCGGCCGCACAAGCTGCACGTCTTCCCGGCGGTCAACACGCTGTTCAACGGCCTGGCCGCGCACCCGGACTTCGCCAGCCTGGATTTCAGCGAGCTGTGCGTCAGCGTCGGTGGAGGCACCGCGGTGATGCCGAGCGTGGCGGAGCGGTGGCTGACCCTCACGGGCTGCCCCATCGTGGAAGGCTACGGGCTGTCCGAGACGACGGCGGCGATCACGTGCAACCGAGCCGACTCCGACACCTTCACCGGCACCGTGGGCCTCCCGTTCCCCGGCGCGGAGATCCGCATCGTGGGTGATGACGGTCAGCGTCTGAAGGCCGGAGAAGCCGGCGAGATCGTCGTCCGGGGACCGCAGCTGATGTCCGGCTACTGGGGCCGACCCGACGAGTCCGCCGCCGCCATGACCCCCGATGGCTTCTTCAAGACCGGCGACGTGGGCACGATGGATGAACGTGGCTACGTCCGCATCGTCGATCGGAAGAAGGACATGGTCCTCGTCAGCGGATTCAACGTCTACCCGAACGAGGTGGAGGCGGTGGTGTCTTCGATGCCCGGCGTCGCGGAGTGCGCGGTGATCGGCGTCCCGGATTCGCAGACCGGCGAGTCCGTGCAGCTCTTCGTGGTGCCGCGCGACGCTTCCCTGCACGTGGACGACGTCCGTGCGTTCTGCGAAGCCCAGCTGACGGGCTACAAGCGCCCCCGGACGATCGAGCTTCGCGCCGAGCTGCCCAAGAGCCCAGTGGGCAAGGTCCTGCGCCGCGAGCTCAAGGACGAGATGCTGAAGCGCCGCACCAGCGACGCGCAGTGA